The following proteins come from a genomic window of Pyxidicoccus sp. MSG2:
- a CDS encoding peptidoglycan-binding protein produces the protein MRVDGPSPSTQSYSSQDAGSVQRSEAPEREVVHEEDGTRATGHDDASSFEEESASSSAPRLRPPPPPPPPEPPPEEPWPVPEKDLKRGDTGKDVQQLQESLVELGYLTKEQVATGPGLFGPQTEAALEKFQKDSGVSSDGRYEAGTREALSKALTRSSQAGGKTGGAAMSAEAAFITQFTSDYNRSGPRGSTNCGPASLAMSLAYTGHMPPGLTKEQQVDHARALMSPRRESEFTYVKASDGARVPLLDRDHELTGGTMVSDGIKGAGLTSRYGQGWESLDQQLAAGNPVIANGATNASWRSQFPERMGNGDVGHLNAILGKTQDGKYLVADPLHTGGPVAMTRQQLSVFFSPTGGQPSFNALQGASRGAGAAGASAGAAAASALPPRKDAGVVDLLKNAAAGLPIPEPGLTTASTGAKATVATQATSATPAERAQQDAKALEKTLQRSLQEGARQFEQLVVSNPDPAYQQALVEAAKPSLEKMGDFFDGVSPETDRQLHPPPPQKPPDLNDSLVLAKFSGQESAIKYQTYYSLARAAEAMKDPAAGRVGEYFVSRMQPGFTQNPVLLSAVKNCIDAGVGSRLAVDMGGAKDGPVALPVGGTPAFAKDLNALHETVWKSVDKIRSDFTVAAEKAEEHQKKLTELLSGPAKVLTPEQQQKVISTFMTPERQKDVAEFQRLGALLSKAAPDGVPIHPDDPRVEELARALPRLAETDSGAEYLASQLNAKGQGRPVFFDVVAKMKDGKDFDEKLAVALVKAAGRDAIKAASIRDVATARNIYEGLAQYAHLYGMDPKDMRKYTSVLQTLKPNMPLEQYRRNMQSLDSMMRDQSAGLIGRPDSAGGQALRGLGVVIATSAFVGDAGQWSEADMAARIKIVGDGLSVGADGVNYLSEVLVKGATASKALGRLSAVGAILGAVGDVMQTFQAAKEGKYFSASASLAQAAGGTILAAAAFTSVTPGLQLLGAALFAGGILVKTLDPDQLIHRERQEELLVQSGMDPALAESLIQSDPELLAERLGGNLGMSPQDIQKFLGAHLEISGHRGYIDTLAQAASAFGMTGANFQGFVEQLSRANNNGSTDMYTLGDRLHSLFFGQLPSMDADGNYPSQAQRFRRWVESSYPDVVAWVDERHRKAAA, from the coding sequence ATGCGCGTCGACGGTCCTTCTCCTTCCACCCAGAGTTACTCGTCCCAGGACGCGGGAAGCGTCCAGCGAAGCGAAGCCCCCGAGCGCGAGGTCGTCCACGAAGAGGACGGGACTCGCGCCACGGGGCATGACGACGCCTCCAGCTTCGAGGAGGAATCTGCTTCTTCCTCCGCCCCCAGGCTGCGTCCGCCGCCCCCGCCTCCTCCTCCCGAGCCACCTCCAGAGGAGCCCTGGCCCGTCCCGGAAAAGGACCTGAAGCGCGGCGACACCGGCAAGGACGTGCAGCAACTCCAGGAGTCCCTGGTCGAGCTGGGCTACCTGACGAAGGAGCAGGTGGCCACCGGGCCGGGCCTGTTCGGTCCGCAGACGGAGGCCGCGCTGGAGAAGTTCCAGAAGGACAGCGGAGTCTCCTCCGATGGCCGCTACGAAGCCGGCACTCGCGAGGCGCTGTCCAAGGCCCTCACGCGCTCCTCGCAGGCGGGCGGCAAGACGGGGGGCGCGGCCATGTCCGCGGAGGCCGCGTTCATCACCCAGTTCACCTCCGACTACAACCGGTCCGGCCCGCGCGGCAGCACCAACTGCGGACCCGCCAGCCTCGCCATGTCCCTGGCGTATACGGGCCACATGCCCCCGGGGCTGACGAAGGAGCAGCAGGTGGACCATGCGCGCGCGCTGATGAGCCCGCGCCGCGAGTCGGAGTTCACCTATGTGAAGGCGTCCGATGGCGCGCGCGTGCCGCTGCTGGACCGCGACCATGAATTGACGGGCGGCACCATGGTGTCCGACGGCATCAAGGGCGCGGGCCTCACCTCGCGCTACGGGCAGGGCTGGGAGTCGCTGGACCAGCAGCTCGCGGCGGGCAACCCCGTCATCGCCAATGGCGCCACCAACGCGTCCTGGCGCTCGCAGTTCCCCGAGCGCATGGGCAACGGCGACGTCGGCCACCTCAACGCCATCCTCGGCAAGACGCAGGACGGGAAGTACCTCGTCGCGGACCCGCTGCACACCGGTGGCCCGGTGGCGATGACGCGCCAGCAACTCAGCGTCTTCTTCTCGCCCACCGGCGGCCAGCCGTCCTTCAATGCCTTGCAGGGCGCCTCGCGCGGTGCCGGCGCAGCCGGAGCGAGTGCGGGGGCCGCCGCTGCCTCCGCGCTGCCTCCGAGGAAGGACGCGGGCGTGGTGGACCTCCTGAAGAACGCCGCCGCCGGCCTGCCCATCCCCGAGCCCGGCCTCACCACCGCCAGCACCGGCGCGAAGGCGACCGTCGCCACGCAGGCCACGAGCGCGACGCCCGCCGAGCGGGCACAGCAGGACGCAAAGGCGCTGGAGAAGACGCTCCAGCGCAGCCTGCAGGAGGGCGCGAGGCAGTTCGAGCAGCTCGTGGTCAGCAATCCGGACCCGGCCTACCAGCAGGCGCTGGTGGAGGCCGCGAAGCCGTCACTGGAGAAGATGGGCGACTTCTTCGACGGCGTGTCACCGGAGACGGACCGCCAGCTCCACCCGCCGCCGCCGCAGAAGCCGCCCGACCTCAACGACTCGCTGGTGCTCGCGAAGTTTTCGGGCCAGGAGTCCGCCATCAAGTACCAGACGTACTACAGCCTCGCGCGCGCGGCGGAGGCGATGAAGGACCCCGCCGCCGGCAGGGTGGGTGAGTACTTCGTCAGCAGGATGCAGCCGGGCTTCACGCAGAACCCCGTGCTGCTCAGCGCGGTGAAGAACTGCATCGACGCGGGCGTCGGCTCGCGGCTCGCCGTGGACATGGGGGGCGCCAAGGACGGGCCCGTGGCCCTCCCGGTGGGTGGAACCCCTGCCTTCGCGAAGGACCTCAACGCCCTCCACGAGACGGTGTGGAAGTCCGTGGACAAGATTCGCTCCGACTTCACCGTCGCCGCGGAGAAGGCGGAGGAGCACCAGAAGAAGCTCACGGAGCTGCTCAGCGGCCCTGCGAAGGTGCTCACCCCGGAGCAGCAGCAGAAGGTCATCTCCACCTTCATGACGCCCGAGCGCCAGAAGGACGTGGCCGAGTTCCAGCGGCTCGGCGCGCTGCTGTCGAAGGCCGCGCCGGATGGCGTGCCCATCCATCCCGACGACCCGCGCGTGGAGGAACTGGCGCGTGCGCTGCCCCGGCTGGCGGAGACGGACTCGGGCGCCGAGTACCTGGCGTCGCAGCTCAACGCCAAGGGCCAGGGTCGGCCCGTCTTCTTCGACGTCGTCGCGAAGATGAAGGACGGCAAGGACTTCGACGAGAAGCTCGCCGTCGCGCTGGTCAAGGCCGCGGGCCGCGACGCCATCAAGGCCGCCAGCATCCGCGACGTGGCCACGGCCCGGAACATCTACGAGGGCCTGGCGCAGTACGCCCACCTGTACGGCATGGACCCCAAGGACATGCGCAAGTACACGTCGGTGCTGCAGACGCTGAAGCCGAACATGCCGCTCGAGCAGTACCGGCGGAACATGCAGTCGCTCGACAGCATGATGCGCGACCAGTCCGCGGGGCTCATCGGCCGCCCCGACTCCGCCGGTGGGCAGGCACTGCGGGGCCTGGGCGTCGTCATCGCGACCTCGGCCTTCGTGGGGGATGCCGGCCAGTGGTCCGAAGCGGACATGGCCGCGCGTATCAAGATTGTGGGCGATGGGCTCAGCGTGGGCGCGGACGGGGTGAACTACCTCTCCGAGGTCCTCGTGAAGGGCGCCACCGCCAGCAAGGCCCTGGGAAGGTTGTCCGCCGTCGGCGCCATCCTCGGCGCGGTGGGTGACGTCATGCAGACCTTCCAGGCCGCAAAGGAGGGCAAGTACTTCTCCGCCAGCGCGTCGCTCGCCCAGGCCGCGGGCGGAACCATCCTCGCCGCGGCGGCCTTCACCAGCGTCACGCCCGGACTGCAGCTCCTCGGGGCCGCCCTCTTCGCGGGCGGCATCCTCGTGAAGACGCTGGACCCGGACCAGCTCATCCACCGCGAGCGTCAGGAGGAGCTGCTCGTCCAGAGCGGCATGGACCCGGCGCTTGCCGAGAGCCTCATCCAGTCCGACCCCGAGCTCCTCGCGGAGCGGCTGGGCGGGAACCTGGGAATGTCACCCCAGGACATCCAGAAGTTCCTCGGCGCGCACCTCGAGATTTCGGGCCACCGGGGCTACATCGACACGCTCGCCCAGGCGGCCTCCGCCTTCGGCATGACGGGGGCCAACTTCCAGGGGTTCGTCGAGCAGCTGTCCCGGGCCAACAACAACGGCTCCACGGACATGTACACGCTGGGCGACCGCCTCCACTCGCTGTTCTTCGGCCAGCTCCCCTCCATGGACGCCGACGGCAACTACCCCTCCCAGGCGCAGCGCTTCCGCCGGTGGGTGGAGAGCAGCTACCCGGACGTCGTCGCGTGGGTGGACGAGCGGCACCGGAAGGCGGCGGCCTGA
- a CDS encoding PEGA domain-containing protein has translation MKQSTWIAVILLGTVAANGVGYSVLRSRRAASPVAPAVAEAPKPPAPVTVASVAPAPTPAPEEDANSGLARARRAAGLAALEDRDYETAVAEFTEALRLRKEDKGDLVELLRIAADLWTREQGRTRGDRTRAVREPTAPTRKEPKARPVRVASRTQPREEPAAAAEEPRNGLLLVTSTPPGLMVLVDGKTVDLTPARIPLRAGTYRVTLAQGERRLAEETVELGEDDVHSINKDLTAELAPPPSRPAPAPAPVPQPVTAAPVPTSPAAAVARPASGTEPAAPAATTTVARTATGKGGLDVTSPSLYGEVWINNRPYGFPPLTAQGLPAGPARVEVRVNGVVKRKLTVEVEPDRLTAVRVR, from the coding sequence ATGAAACAGTCGACCTGGATTGCCGTCATCCTGCTGGGCACCGTCGCCGCGAATGGCGTGGGCTACAGCGTGCTGCGAAGCCGCCGCGCCGCGAGCCCCGTTGCGCCCGCCGTCGCCGAGGCGCCCAAGCCACCCGCTCCGGTGACGGTGGCCTCCGTCGCGCCGGCGCCGACGCCTGCTCCCGAGGAGGACGCGAACTCCGGCCTCGCGCGGGCCCGGCGCGCCGCGGGCCTGGCCGCGCTGGAGGACCGCGACTACGAGACGGCCGTGGCCGAGTTCACCGAGGCGCTGCGGCTTCGCAAGGAGGACAAGGGCGACCTGGTGGAGCTGCTGCGCATCGCCGCGGACCTGTGGACCCGCGAGCAGGGCCGCACGCGCGGCGACCGGACCCGGGCCGTGCGTGAGCCCACCGCGCCGACGCGCAAGGAGCCGAAGGCGCGGCCCGTCCGGGTGGCGTCGCGCACGCAGCCTCGCGAGGAGCCCGCCGCGGCAGCCGAGGAGCCCCGGAACGGGCTGCTGCTGGTGACGTCCACGCCGCCGGGGTTGATGGTGCTGGTGGATGGGAAGACGGTGGACCTCACGCCCGCGCGCATTCCGCTGCGCGCGGGGACGTACCGCGTGACGCTCGCGCAGGGAGAGCGCCGGCTGGCCGAGGAGACGGTGGAGTTGGGCGAGGATGATGTCCACTCCATCAACAAGGACCTCACCGCCGAGCTGGCTCCTCCGCCGTCCCGCCCCGCTCCCGCTCCCGCTCCCGTGCCGCAGCCGGTGACGGCGGCTCCGGTGCCCACGAGTCCCGCGGCGGCGGTCGCGCGGCCCGCGTCCGGCACCGAGCCCGCCGCGCCCGCGGCGACCACCACGGTGGCCCGCACCGCGACGGGGAAGGGCGGACTCGACGTCACGTCGCCCTCGCTCTACGGCGAGGTGTGGATCAACAACCGTCCCTATGGCTTCCCACCCCTCACGGCGCAGGGCCTTCCGGCCGGGCCCGCCCGCGTGGAGGTCCGCGTCAACGGCGTGGTGAAGCGCAAGCTGACCGTCGAAGTCGAGCCCGACCGCCTCACCGCCGTCCGCGTTCGCTGA
- a CDS encoding imm11 family protein, translating into MRYYDLHDDFRAPGRRELGDPVSLERKKKVDSVWLFTSGTPVRGLGKLRSSVQPPGPPLDFSLAGAGLTPVVHARVASIFRELAPDDVQLLPVEVEDCDEPYFILVATRLVRCIDDRKCGEVHRYTPEDGWPERVGHYRTVRGLRIDPEKTEGARVLRSWGWPVSLIVSEGIKEALEHAGITGARFAEVTEPPPKKQHRKARRKPRKPS; encoded by the coding sequence GTGCGCTACTACGATTTGCACGACGACTTCCGCGCCCCTGGCCGGCGCGAGCTGGGGGACCCCGTCTCCCTGGAGCGGAAGAAGAAGGTGGACTCGGTCTGGCTGTTCACCTCCGGCACACCGGTGCGGGGCCTGGGCAAGCTGCGCTCCAGCGTCCAGCCCCCGGGCCCCCCGCTCGACTTCTCCCTCGCCGGCGCCGGCCTCACGCCGGTGGTGCATGCGCGGGTGGCCTCCATCTTCCGCGAGCTGGCGCCTGACGACGTGCAGCTCCTACCCGTGGAGGTGGAGGACTGTGACGAGCCGTACTTCATCCTCGTCGCCACCCGGCTGGTGCGCTGCATCGACGACCGCAAGTGCGGGGAGGTCCACCGCTACACGCCCGAGGACGGGTGGCCCGAGCGCGTGGGCCACTACCGCACCGTGCGCGGCCTGAGAATCGACCCCGAGAAGACGGAGGGCGCCCGCGTCCTCCGCTCCTGGGGCTGGCCGGTGAGCCTCATCGTCTCCGAGGGCATCAAGGAAGCCCTCGAGCACGCGGGCATCACCGGCGCGCGCTTCGCCGAGGTGACGGAGCCCCCGCCCAAGAAGCAGCACCGCAAGGCCCGCCGCAAGCCGCGCAAGCCGAGCTGA
- a CDS encoding serine/threonine protein kinase, which produces MDTGEAYFGKYRILQQLASGGMAHLLLASIDGPDGFSKPCVIKRILPEYANLDAFSRMFADEAKVAALLTHPNIVQVFDFGKIDGQYYLAMEWIQGQSLDRVLRHAWKSAFPLGPRVAVDVGLAISDALSYAHAKTLPDGTPLKLVHRDITPGNVLVSRDGIVKLADFGIVKSSVNMERTVAGVVKGKYPYMSPEQITNRELDHRSDLYSLGIVLYEASTGKRLFKRDTVEATIVATSQAHVPPPSEAQPDFPPGLEAILLKLLQKNPDARYQSARELHVDLERFRSSQHWTSGGRELAMLVTKLCPPDPSGQMPTALPAFGSATTRTPSGSPSAKPAPPVGESTDMLALTPSGAAPAQTQGGAAGFPWAIAVAAGVSAIGSALFWYFAA; this is translated from the coding sequence GTGGACACAGGAGAGGCGTATTTCGGTAAATACCGGATTCTCCAGCAGCTCGCGTCTGGAGGCATGGCGCACCTGCTGCTGGCGTCCATCGACGGGCCGGACGGCTTCTCCAAGCCGTGCGTCATCAAGCGCATCCTTCCGGAATACGCGAACCTGGACGCCTTCAGCCGGATGTTCGCCGACGAGGCGAAGGTCGCCGCGCTGCTGACGCACCCGAACATCGTCCAGGTGTTCGACTTCGGCAAAATCGACGGGCAGTACTACCTGGCCATGGAGTGGATTCAGGGCCAGTCCCTGGACCGGGTGCTGCGCCATGCGTGGAAGAGCGCCTTCCCGCTGGGGCCGCGGGTGGCGGTGGACGTGGGGCTGGCCATCTCCGACGCGCTCTCGTACGCGCACGCGAAGACGCTGCCGGACGGCACGCCGCTCAAGCTGGTGCACCGGGACATCACGCCCGGCAACGTGCTGGTGTCGCGCGACGGCATCGTCAAGCTGGCCGACTTCGGCATCGTGAAGAGCTCCGTCAACATGGAGCGCACCGTCGCTGGCGTGGTGAAGGGGAAGTACCCGTACATGTCGCCGGAGCAGATTACGAACCGGGAGCTGGACCACCGCTCCGACCTGTACTCGCTCGGCATCGTCCTCTACGAGGCCTCCACCGGGAAGCGCCTGTTCAAGCGCGACACGGTGGAGGCGACCATCGTCGCCACCTCCCAGGCGCACGTGCCCCCGCCGTCGGAAGCCCAACCGGACTTCCCGCCCGGCCTGGAGGCCATCCTCCTCAAGCTGCTGCAGAAGAACCCGGACGCGAGGTACCAGAGCGCGCGCGAGCTGCACGTGGACCTGGAGCGGTTCCGCTCCTCGCAGCACTGGACGTCGGGCGGGCGCGAGTTGGCCATGCTGGTGACGAAGCTGTGCCCGCCGGACCCGTCGGGGCAGATGCCCACGGCGCTGCCCGCGTTCGGCTCCGCGACCACCCGCACCCCGAGCGGCTCGCCCAGCGCGAAGCCCGCTCCTCCCGTCGGAGAGAGCACCGACATGCTCGCGCTCACCCCGAGTGGAGCGGCTCCGGCGCAGACGCAGGGAGGCGCGGCGGGATTTCCATGGGCCATCGCGGTGGCGGCGGGGGTCTCCGCGATTGGCTCCGCGTTGTTCTGGTACTTCGCCGCCTGA
- a CDS encoding TonB-dependent receptor plug domain-containing protein: MRVRPWWSVGSVALSLFLCTSPALAQEPSPESSELEPSAPPEDAAPMSEEPEVHSQVASFAVTKLQESPAVVTAMNAEEIRASGARDLMDLLLQVPGFFFGVDVQGSVGPGFRGLWGYEGKVLLVIDGKEMNEQLYSTMQLGHEFPIELVERIEVVRGPGSVIYGGNAELAVINVITRGIQGSTDLQLTGTYGELETVNGRRSVTVSGRKVFESAPGLSLFASASLGQGQRSDAEFRDYFGNSATMSGQSQLDPTTVQAGVGYKDLQLSVLYQRSTISTIVAFDEVLDAPAPTEFETFHAELSDKFRPSERLELVSRFNLTLSEPFRDSNQESPFYYEKQVRRLRGRAMARWAALDFLQLTGGLDVTSDQGQLKGPADVGLQTAFGEEGAERVSYLNLAGFMEAYLDNPIATVVAGARYENHSAFGGSFVPRLVLLRAFGPFSAKALFSRAFRAPGIENISLGEDVRPERTTVFELEGTLRLGEGQTVSANVFDMGVTDPIIYSYDAVSNTEAYRNLGRLGSRGVELDYHLRAGWGRLALNYSFYTPSGRNDVEDYQVPGHSNAFTAMPTHKASVAGNVKVLPWLTVSPTAVLVGKRYAVDAPDDAGDSAVEELPTQLLFNLFVSAENVGTPGLELGAGVYNLMGTNFRLAQPYNGGHAPLPVFSREFLVRVSYLLDPGIDS, from the coding sequence ATGCGCGTCCGCCCCTGGTGGTCCGTCGGTTCCGTGGCCCTGTCCCTCTTCCTGTGCACGAGCCCTGCCCTCGCGCAGGAGCCCTCCCCCGAGTCATCCGAGCTGGAGCCGTCCGCGCCCCCGGAGGACGCCGCGCCGATGAGCGAGGAGCCCGAGGTCCACAGTCAGGTGGCCTCGTTCGCCGTCACGAAGCTGCAGGAGTCCCCCGCCGTCGTCACCGCGATGAACGCGGAGGAGATTCGCGCGTCCGGCGCTCGGGACTTGATGGACCTGCTGCTCCAGGTTCCGGGCTTCTTCTTCGGCGTGGACGTGCAGGGCTCGGTGGGCCCCGGCTTCCGCGGCCTGTGGGGCTACGAAGGCAAGGTGCTCCTCGTCATCGACGGCAAGGAGATGAACGAGCAGCTGTACTCGACGATGCAGCTCGGCCACGAGTTCCCGATTGAGCTGGTGGAGCGCATCGAGGTGGTGCGCGGCCCGGGCTCGGTCATCTACGGCGGCAACGCGGAGCTGGCCGTCATCAACGTCATCACCCGCGGCATCCAGGGCAGCACGGACCTGCAGCTCACGGGCACCTACGGCGAGCTGGAGACCGTCAACGGCCGCCGCAGCGTCACCGTCTCCGGGCGCAAGGTCTTCGAGTCCGCGCCGGGCCTGAGCCTCTTCGCCTCCGCGTCCCTGGGCCAGGGCCAGCGCAGCGACGCCGAGTTCCGCGACTACTTCGGCAACTCGGCCACCATGAGCGGGCAGAGCCAGCTGGACCCCACCACGGTGCAGGCCGGCGTGGGCTACAAGGACTTGCAGCTCAGCGTGCTGTACCAGCGCAGCACCATCTCCACCATCGTCGCCTTCGACGAGGTGCTCGACGCCCCGGCGCCCACCGAGTTCGAGACCTTCCACGCCGAGCTGAGCGACAAGTTCCGTCCCAGCGAGCGGTTGGAGCTCGTCTCGCGCTTCAACCTCACCCTGTCCGAGCCCTTCCGCGACTCGAACCAGGAGTCACCTTTCTATTACGAGAAGCAGGTGCGGCGGCTGCGCGGGCGGGCCATGGCGCGTTGGGCGGCGCTGGACTTCCTCCAGCTCACCGGCGGCCTGGACGTGACGTCCGACCAGGGCCAGCTCAAAGGGCCCGCGGACGTGGGCCTGCAGACGGCCTTCGGTGAGGAGGGCGCCGAGCGCGTCTCGTACCTCAACCTGGCGGGCTTCATGGAGGCCTACCTGGACAACCCCATCGCCACCGTGGTGGCCGGCGCGCGCTACGAGAATCACAGCGCCTTCGGCGGCTCCTTCGTGCCGCGGCTGGTGCTGCTGCGCGCCTTCGGGCCGTTCAGCGCCAAGGCGCTCTTCAGCCGCGCGTTCCGCGCGCCGGGCATCGAGAACATCAGCCTGGGCGAGGACGTCCGGCCGGAGCGCACCACCGTGTTCGAGCTGGAGGGCACGCTGCGGCTCGGTGAAGGCCAGACGGTGAGCGCCAACGTCTTCGACATGGGCGTGACGGACCCCATCATCTACTCGTACGACGCGGTGTCGAACACGGAGGCGTACCGGAACCTCGGGCGCCTGGGCAGCCGTGGCGTCGAGCTGGACTACCACCTGCGGGCGGGCTGGGGCCGGCTCGCGCTGAACTACTCGTTCTACACACCGTCCGGACGCAACGACGTGGAGGACTACCAGGTGCCCGGGCACTCCAACGCCTTCACCGCGATGCCCACGCACAAGGCGTCCGTCGCCGGCAACGTGAAGGTGCTGCCGTGGCTCACCGTCAGCCCCACCGCGGTGCTCGTGGGCAAGCGCTACGCGGTGGATGCGCCGGACGACGCGGGGGACTCGGCGGTGGAGGAATTGCCCACGCAATTGCTCTTCAACCTCTTCGTCAGCGCGGAGAACGTGGGCACGCCGGGGCTGGAATTGGGCGCGGGCGTCTACAATTTGATGGGCACCAACTTCCGCCTCGCCCAGCCCTACAACGGCGGCCACGCCCCGCTCCCCGTGTTCTCCCGCGAGTTCCTGGTGCGAGTCAGCTACCTGCTCGACCCGGGGATCGACTCGTAG